The Paraburkholderia acidisoli genome contains a region encoding:
- a CDS encoding glycosyltransferase family 2 protein — MSSAVPLFSVIVPTHKRPALLERALQSIKSQPAAVSCEVIVVADEANAADDEVCRRLLGPGDLHIRRNGPPGPSSSRNLGLDLASGRYVLFLDDDDAWQPGFLAQLASHPAILADRFVFFDCTIAAESRDVTPPRFLSEQALDLSQRVNDLIYVRNQLPNSVLAIPNRLIGKTRFDTYMRAYEDWEFLLALLDKELPVHVPLQGVIIYQAKNASTDHRGKSDGARDVNALLDYLYVYRRHPGLNASVRDQRVNFLQQLGVAVAGDLL, encoded by the coding sequence ATGTCATCCGCCGTGCCCCTGTTTTCCGTCATCGTGCCCACGCACAAGCGGCCCGCCTTGCTGGAGCGCGCGCTCCAGTCGATCAAGTCGCAGCCGGCCGCCGTGTCCTGCGAGGTCATCGTGGTCGCCGACGAAGCGAATGCCGCCGACGACGAGGTGTGCCGCCGCCTGCTCGGACCGGGCGATCTTCACATTCGCCGCAACGGGCCGCCGGGCCCTTCCTCGAGCCGCAATCTGGGCCTCGATCTGGCGTCGGGCCGCTATGTCCTGTTTCTCGACGACGACGACGCGTGGCAACCCGGTTTCCTCGCGCAGCTCGCGAGTCACCCGGCGATCCTCGCGGACCGCTTCGTGTTTTTCGATTGCACGATCGCCGCCGAAAGCCGCGACGTCACGCCGCCGCGGTTTCTCTCCGAGCAGGCGCTCGATCTGTCGCAGCGCGTGAACGACCTGATTTACGTGCGCAATCAATTGCCGAACTCGGTGCTCGCCATCCCGAACCGACTGATCGGCAAGACGCGCTTCGACACGTATATGCGCGCGTACGAAGACTGGGAGTTTCTGCTCGCGCTGCTCGACAAGGAATTGCCGGTCCACGTGCCGTTGCAGGGCGTGATCATTTATCAGGCCAAGAACGCGTCGACCGATCATCGCGGCAAGAGCGACGGCGCGCGCGACGTGAACGCGCTGCTCGACTATCTGTACGTCTATCGGCGGCATCCCGGTCTCAACGCCTCCGTGCGCGACCAGCGGGTGAATTTCCTGCAACAGCTGGGCGTCGCCGTTGCCGGCGATTTGCTGTAG
- a CDS encoding glycosyltransferase family 32 protein: protein MPSQSSQDFDGIQGRTVFCLWTGNEVMSPNRIQALWSIYSQTGCPVALVNANTLEEWVLPGHPLHAAYPSLSATHKADYLRCYLMHHYGGGYTDIKITTKKWRQFFDLLEQSDKMALGYTELPNGVVRLDGEFGERLRQSHADLIGLCAFIFRKRSPLTTAWLERTEALLDVKLEALQRHPAVHPQDQSGVILPDGTPSPYPLRWVELLGEILHPLLYEFRAELLHAPIEPFFGSYR from the coding sequence ATGCCTTCCCAATCGTCACAAGACTTCGACGGAATTCAAGGCCGGACCGTATTTTGTCTATGGACCGGCAATGAGGTCATGTCGCCCAACCGCATTCAGGCGCTCTGGAGCATCTATAGCCAGACGGGCTGCCCGGTCGCGCTCGTCAACGCGAATACGCTGGAAGAGTGGGTGTTGCCCGGGCATCCGCTGCATGCCGCGTATCCGTCTCTCAGCGCCACGCACAAAGCCGACTACCTGCGCTGCTACCTGATGCACCACTACGGCGGCGGCTATACCGACATCAAGATCACCACCAAAAAGTGGCGGCAGTTTTTCGACCTGCTGGAACAGTCCGACAAAATGGCGCTGGGCTATACCGAATTGCCCAATGGCGTGGTGCGTCTCGACGGCGAATTCGGCGAACGGCTGCGCCAATCCCACGCCGACCTCATCGGCCTGTGCGCCTTCATCTTCCGCAAGCGTTCGCCGTTGACCACGGCCTGGCTCGAACGCACCGAAGCGCTGCTGGACGTCAAGCTCGAGGCGCTACAACGCCACCCGGCCGTGCATCCGCAGGATCAGAGCGGCGTGATCCTGCCCGACGGCACGCCGTCGCCCTATCCGCTGCGCTGGGTCGAGCTGCTCGGCGAAATCCTGCATCCCCTGCTCTACGAATTTCGGGCGGAACTCCTGCATGCGCCGATTGAACCTTTCTTCGGTTCGTACCGATAA
- a CDS encoding glycosyltransferase family 2 protein: MQTTAPFLTVVIPTHKRPLLLERTLTSIKSQAQPFALEIIVIADEADAATDEVCQRLLGPQDIKIRRNGAPGPSASRNLGIDLAAGRYVMFLDDDDAWQPEFLARVAAVPPVQGGRFVYFDCNVVTENRAGERPEYISERRLDTAGRLNEMVFVQNQVHMSCLMFPRTVIGNTRFDVSMRAYEDWEFILAILSKEMPEHVALDCSTVYEVADASSDRRGDSGNATNAHAIMDYLYVYRRHPAPSDALRQQRAALMQRVGMGLPPELL, encoded by the coding sequence ATGCAAACCACCGCCCCTTTTCTCACCGTCGTCATTCCAACTCACAAGCGCCCGCTGCTGCTCGAACGCACGCTCACGTCGATCAAATCGCAGGCGCAGCCGTTCGCGCTCGAGATCATCGTGATCGCCGACGAAGCCGACGCCGCCACCGACGAGGTGTGCCAGCGGCTGCTCGGCCCGCAGGACATCAAGATCCGGCGTAACGGCGCGCCCGGTCCCTCGGCGAGCCGCAATCTGGGCATCGACCTGGCGGCGGGACGCTACGTGATGTTTCTGGACGACGACGACGCGTGGCAGCCGGAATTTCTCGCCCGCGTGGCGGCCGTGCCGCCAGTCCAGGGCGGCCGCTTCGTCTATTTCGATTGCAATGTCGTAACGGAAAATCGCGCGGGCGAGCGCCCGGAATATATTTCGGAGCGGCGGCTCGACACGGCCGGCAGGCTCAACGAGATGGTGTTCGTGCAGAACCAGGTGCACATGTCGTGCCTCATGTTTCCGCGCACCGTGATCGGCAACACGCGCTTCGACGTTTCGATGCGCGCGTACGAAGACTGGGAGTTCATCCTCGCGATCCTGTCGAAGGAAATGCCCGAGCACGTCGCGCTCGACTGCTCGACCGTCTACGAGGTCGCCGACGCGTCGTCGGACCGGCGCGGCGATAGCGGCAATGCGACGAACGCGCACGCCATCATGGATTATCTGTACGTGTACCGCCGCCATCCCGCGCCCAGCGACGCGTTGCGCCAGCAGCGCGCCGCGCTGATGCAGCGGGTCGGCATGGGGCTGCCGCCCGAACTGCTCTAG
- a CDS encoding tetratricopeptide repeat protein — protein MANEIAKHLLRRNNDQRFFTRWIAGEGIDISSEPGLLSGLASFFPLAKTVRGWQPADGDAMAMDGVADDTYDFVHSSHSLAHVADPLQALRNWIRICKPGGHLVVTVPDEDLYEQGVWPSTFNAGHQWSFTIHKPASWSPRSISLLKLLVHFQDDVEVLKIEKLDSAFNYALPRHDQSSYGLAESGIELVLKKRERAAADAPAVSDVEATFARAAILHQVGQLDAALEGYKSVLQDEPNHLPALNNLALLLSSEKRESLLRRALSINGDDPGTLQNLALLLAESGRFVEAKEVYEHALRVVPNDVRVVSALCDIYVVLDELDAAIALLERHASLFPAQDQVYCLLGKYCQAANRTADALACLERALSLNPDHTEAHILLGRLLWKRGDYERGANEMRWVSAAHAQASSEQAALFVDEAGQPLRQDGRTVVLSADSGAGDTLQFVRYAQSLAEQGARVIVECQDELVRLLRAAAGVAEAVPLGQLTETGDARVPMHTLIGSFRTTLARVPATVPYLRVDAGAAQAWRERMVSLAGEPPALRVGLYWDDEPTQWRDVHRSVPVEAMQPLAALAGVACFALRQGSSAPVAGLTDWSAELNDYADTAALVANLDLVITVDSAVAHLAAALGKPVWLLARFDSDWTWLEDRVDSPWYPTLTVFRQPRAGDWTAVLASVSASLGALLAERAAAAPVEAVARDEAPKAREAKDAKDTKALKTKAAKAAKPAKAVKKRR, from the coding sequence ATGGCGAATGAAATAGCCAAGCACCTGCTTCGTCGCAACAACGACCAACGCTTCTTCACGCGCTGGATCGCGGGAGAGGGGATCGACATCAGCTCGGAACCCGGTCTGCTCTCGGGCCTCGCGTCCTTCTTTCCGCTCGCGAAAACGGTGCGCGGCTGGCAGCCGGCCGACGGCGACGCCATGGCGATGGACGGCGTGGCCGACGACACCTACGACTTCGTGCATTCGAGCCATAGCCTCGCGCACGTGGCCGATCCGCTGCAGGCCTTGCGCAACTGGATTCGCATCTGCAAGCCGGGCGGCCACCTCGTGGTGACGGTGCCCGACGAGGATCTCTACGAGCAGGGCGTGTGGCCCTCGACCTTCAATGCGGGGCACCAGTGGTCGTTCACGATCCACAAGCCCGCGAGCTGGTCGCCGCGTTCGATCAGTCTGCTCAAGCTGCTGGTCCACTTTCAGGACGACGTCGAAGTCCTCAAGATCGAAAAGCTGGACTCCGCGTTCAACTACGCGCTGCCGCGCCACGATCAGTCGTCCTACGGGCTCGCCGAGTCGGGCATCGAACTCGTGCTGAAAAAGCGCGAGCGCGCGGCCGCGGATGCCCCCGCGGTGAGCGACGTGGAGGCCACCTTCGCGCGCGCCGCGATCCTGCACCAGGTCGGCCAGCTCGACGCGGCGCTCGAAGGCTACAAGTCGGTGCTCCAGGACGAGCCCAACCATCTGCCCGCGCTCAACAATCTCGCCTTGCTGCTGTCGAGCGAGAAGCGCGAGAGCCTGCTGCGGCGGGCGCTGAGCATCAACGGCGACGACCCCGGCACGCTGCAGAATCTGGCCTTGCTGCTGGCCGAAAGCGGCCGTTTCGTCGAGGCGAAGGAAGTCTACGAGCACGCGCTGCGCGTCGTGCCGAACGACGTCCGGGTGGTGTCGGCGCTGTGCGATATCTACGTCGTGCTCGACGAACTGGACGCGGCGATCGCCTTGCTCGAACGCCACGCGTCGCTGTTCCCCGCGCAGGACCAGGTGTATTGCCTGCTCGGCAAGTACTGCCAGGCCGCCAATCGCACCGCCGACGCGCTCGCCTGCCTCGAACGCGCGCTGAGTCTGAACCCGGACCACACGGAAGCGCACATCCTGCTGGGCCGGCTGCTGTGGAAGCGGGGCGACTACGAGCGCGGCGCGAACGAAATGCGCTGGGTTTCGGCCGCGCACGCGCAGGCGTCGAGCGAGCAGGCCGCGTTATTCGTCGACGAGGCGGGTCAGCCGCTGCGCCAGGACGGCCGCACCGTCGTGCTCTCGGCGGACAGCGGCGCTGGCGACACGCTGCAGTTCGTGCGCTACGCGCAGTCGCTCGCGGAGCAGGGCGCACGGGTGATCGTGGAATGTCAGGACGAGCTGGTGCGCTTGCTGCGCGCGGCGGCGGGCGTGGCCGAAGCCGTACCGCTGGGCCAGCTGACCGAGACCGGCGACGCGCGCGTGCCCATGCACACGCTGATCGGGTCGTTCCGCACGACGCTCGCGCGCGTGCCCGCGACGGTGCCGTATCTGCGTGTCGATGCCGGCGCGGCGCAAGCCTGGCGTGAGCGCATGGTCTCGCTGGCGGGCGAGCCGCCCGCTCTGCGCGTGGGTCTTTACTGGGACGACGAGCCCACCCAGTGGCGCGACGTGCACCGCTCGGTGCCGGTCGAGGCAATGCAGCCGCTGGCGGCACTGGCGGGCGTGGCGTGCTTCGCGTTGCGCCAGGGCTCGAGCGCGCCCGTGGCCGGTTTGACCGACTGGTCCGCCGAACTGAACGATTACGCCGATACGGCGGCGCTCGTGGCGAATCTCGATCTCGTCATCACGGTGGATTCGGCGGTGGCGCATCTCGCGGCGGCGCTCGGCAAACCCGTGTGGCTGCTGGCCCGCTTCGACTCCGACTGGACCTGGCTGGAAGATCGCGTGGACAGCCCGTGGTATCCCACGCTGACGGTGTTCCGTCAGCCGCGCGCGGGCGACTGGACGGCGGTGCTGGCGAGCGTCTCGGCGTCGCTGGGCGCGCTGCTGGCGGAACGCGCCGCGGCCGCGCCGGTCGAGGCCGTGGCGCGGGACGAAGCGCCGAAAGCCAGAGAAGCGAAGGACGCGAAGGACACCAAGGCGCTGAAGACCAAAGCCGCGAAAGCGGCAAAACCCGCGAAAGCGGTCAAAAAGCGCCGCTAG
- a CDS encoding sulfotransferase family protein gives MDEGRSTATSTASAAGMLLVVLGMHRSGTSATARAMAALGADLGDRLMPAADGNNDKGFFEDYDIVKLNVELMAAAGMEWHTLGEIDVSRIAPERLAAFEAEALATLRAKCLHTTFALKDPRLARLIRFWKPVFERVGVPVKYVLSVRHPLSVARSLAKRDGMAEEKALHLWLEHVVPSLAETRECERVIVDYDTLLDQPTAELERIAARLNLSVDAASLAEYHQEFLEGGLRHTRFRPEDLDATRGASRAVKQLYGALEAASRGTADAAPGTALETALESARQYLADVAPLLGYETRVYQHIGTQQAVIGQLQHHLKQHSQALTERDQRIATLETRIVETTGRISAKPLGDRQPLVISCLFGALFSQVHDAIPGMRCVFFSNNRNLKEAVEAKGWIFEFVKSHPLTDDYRFSSLQSKYIRYLQFFGEFPHYASDDAIIYCDHKFALDARHVQTIAEHFPADKSVLIRNTPRVKLSIQDEIDQAMEWQRYALTMPQTIEWLEREGPARGLSMSNRIMNTGLIAWKNTARIQPLLDEVYETSWRLAQPECQIIWALLSQAYEPWIQRIEWQALDPQWVVLV, from the coding sequence ATGGATGAAGGGCGCAGTACCGCAACCTCCACCGCAAGCGCGGCGGGCATGCTGCTCGTGGTGCTGGGCATGCATCGCAGCGGCACCAGCGCGACGGCGCGCGCCATGGCGGCGCTCGGCGCCGATCTCGGCGATCGCCTGATGCCCGCGGCGGACGGCAATAACGACAAGGGTTTCTTCGAAGACTACGACATCGTCAAGCTCAACGTCGAACTCATGGCGGCGGCCGGCATGGAGTGGCACACGCTCGGCGAGATCGACGTGTCGCGCATCGCGCCGGAGCGGCTCGCCGCGTTCGAGGCCGAGGCGCTCGCCACCTTGCGCGCGAAGTGCCTCCACACGACCTTCGCGCTGAAGGACCCGCGTCTCGCGCGCCTCATCCGCTTCTGGAAGCCCGTGTTCGAGCGCGTTGGCGTGCCGGTGAAGTACGTGCTCTCGGTGCGGCACCCGCTGAGCGTCGCGCGCTCGCTCGCCAAACGCGACGGCATGGCCGAGGAAAAGGCGCTGCATCTGTGGCTCGAGCACGTGGTGCCGTCGCTGGCCGAAACGCGCGAGTGCGAGCGCGTGATCGTCGATTACGACACGCTGCTCGATCAGCCCACGGCCGAACTCGAACGGATTGCCGCGCGGCTGAATCTGAGCGTGGACGCGGCGAGTCTCGCCGAATACCACCAGGAGTTTCTCGAAGGCGGCCTGCGCCATACGCGCTTTCGGCCCGAGGATCTCGACGCCACGCGCGGCGCCTCGCGCGCGGTGAAGCAGCTGTACGGCGCGCTGGAAGCGGCGAGCCGCGGCACGGCAGACGCGGCGCCTGGCACCGCGCTCGAAACCGCGCTGGAAAGCGCACGCCAGTATCTCGCCGATGTCGCGCCGCTGCTCGGCTACGAAACGCGCGTCTATCAGCATATCGGCACGCAGCAGGCGGTTATCGGCCAGTTGCAGCATCACCTCAAGCAGCACAGCCAGGCGTTGACGGAGCGCGACCAGCGCATTGCCACGCTCGAAACGCGCATTGTCGAAACCACCGGCCGGATCAGCGCGAAGCCGCTGGGCGACCGTCAGCCGCTCGTCATCAGTTGCCTGTTCGGCGCGCTGTTCAGCCAGGTGCACGACGCGATTCCGGGCATGCGCTGCGTGTTCTTTTCGAACAACCGCAACCTGAAGGAAGCGGTCGAGGCGAAGGGCTGGATCTTCGAGTTCGTGAAGTCGCATCCGCTCACGGACGACTACCGGTTCTCGTCGCTGCAATCCAAGTACATTCGCTATCTGCAGTTCTTCGGCGAGTTTCCGCATTACGCGTCGGACGACGCGATCATCTATTGCGATCACAAGTTCGCGCTCGACGCGCGTCACGTGCAGACCATCGCCGAGCATTTCCCCGCCGATAAATCGGTGCTGATCCGCAACACGCCGCGCGTGAAGCTGTCGATCCAGGACGAGATCGATCAGGCGATGGAGTGGCAGCGCTACGCGCTCACGATGCCGCAGACGATCGAATGGCTGGAGCGCGAAGGGCCGGCGCGCGGTTTGTCGATGTCGAACCGCATCATGAACACGGGCTTGATCGCGTGGAAAAACACCGCGCGCATTCAGCCTTTGCTCGACGAAGTCTACGAGACGAGCTGGCGCCTCGCGCAGCCGGAATGCCAGATTATCTGGGCGCTGCTCTCGCAGGCCTACGAACCATGGATCCAGCGCATTGAATGGCAAGCGCTCGATCCGCAGTGGGTGGTGCTGGTTTGA
- a CDS encoding glycosyltransferase family 32 protein: MSMSPNFRDFDGLKSRTIFCAWTGHDPLSDNRLNALWSLFNNAGCPVVFLTARTIDTWQKPGFPFHPAYPFLSSMHKADYLRTYLMHHYGGGYTDIKLTSKHWAPFFDQLEASDAHALGYPELEEGIPHMEGEVGDQMRAVHSELIGICTVICRKGTPFTAKWLDFLERRLDAAMPLLQQHPARHPMDHHGVTLPDGTVSPYPFRWAGVGGETFTPHVYEFRDQIIKAPIEPIFGGYR, from the coding sequence ATGAGCATGTCACCGAATTTCCGCGATTTCGACGGGCTGAAGAGCCGAACCATTTTCTGCGCCTGGACCGGTCACGACCCGCTGTCGGATAACCGCCTGAACGCGCTCTGGAGCCTCTTCAACAACGCCGGCTGCCCCGTGGTGTTCCTGACCGCGCGCACCATCGACACGTGGCAGAAGCCGGGGTTTCCGTTCCACCCCGCTTACCCGTTCCTGAGTTCGATGCACAAGGCCGACTACCTGCGCACGTACCTGATGCATCACTACGGCGGCGGCTACACCGACATCAAGCTGACCTCGAAACACTGGGCGCCGTTCTTCGACCAGCTCGAAGCCTCCGACGCGCACGCGCTGGGCTACCCGGAACTGGAAGAAGGCATCCCGCACATGGAAGGCGAAGTGGGCGACCAGATGCGCGCGGTGCACTCGGAACTCATCGGCATCTGCACGGTGATTTGCCGCAAGGGCACGCCATTTACGGCCAAGTGGCTCGACTTTCTCGAGCGGCGGCTCGACGCGGCCATGCCGCTGCTGCAACAGCACCCGGCCAGGCACCCGATGGATCACCACGGCGTCACGCTGCCGGACGGGACCGTTTCGCCGTATCCGTTCCGCTGGGCCGGCGTGGGCGGCGAGACCTTCACGCCGCACGTGTACGAATTCCGCGACCAGATCATCAAGGCGCCGATCGAGCCGATTTTCGGCGGCTACCGCTGA
- a CDS encoding methyltransferase domain-containing protein produces the protein MGMHPEFNREDAFLLVDMLFAQDKLKTLSQLIEKKLVSSESMPAWIPFLSALEPGSARWFKTIDLLKVNIDPAISGGGNISEHSPLEIVSSYKGVSTLFDRAFFTPENFRNKTAIDYGCGVFRPLGVAVVLFVNGLDRVFAYEPFPLKEGFAYVSLMQVMNEMLVHPGKFDYSGIGESEIIRRMHSLDLRSLDVKFQKLAAGETTTVDLGGVIFTNRIDAVPSGEVDIHFSNAVFEHIPDMGEVSRNLRRITSPGGVGYHIVDFVDHRYYDDSTLSPFEKYYDGVLHEINGLLPSELEAAFIHDGWRLKKSRLQLVPDHFFANETRSKVARYENAPVAELNQHINGYEFRLAAA, from the coding sequence ATGGGCATGCACCCGGAATTCAATCGCGAAGACGCATTTCTGCTGGTCGACATGCTGTTCGCGCAGGACAAGCTGAAGACGTTGAGTCAGCTGATCGAGAAAAAGCTGGTTTCGAGCGAGAGCATGCCGGCGTGGATTCCCTTCCTCTCGGCGCTGGAGCCGGGTTCCGCGCGCTGGTTCAAGACCATCGACCTGCTAAAGGTCAATATCGATCCGGCGATCAGCGGCGGCGGCAATATTTCGGAGCATAGCCCGCTCGAGATCGTGTCGAGCTACAAGGGAGTCTCCACGCTGTTCGACCGCGCCTTCTTCACGCCGGAGAACTTCAGGAACAAGACCGCCATCGACTATGGTTGCGGCGTGTTCCGGCCGCTGGGCGTGGCCGTCGTGCTGTTCGTGAACGGCCTGGACCGGGTGTTCGCCTACGAGCCGTTTCCGCTGAAGGAAGGTTTTGCGTACGTTTCGTTGATGCAGGTGATGAACGAGATGCTCGTGCATCCCGGCAAGTTCGATTATTCCGGCATCGGCGAGTCGGAGATCATTCGCCGCATGCATTCGCTCGACCTGAGAAGTCTCGACGTCAAGTTCCAGAAACTGGCGGCGGGCGAGACGACGACCGTCGATCTGGGCGGCGTGATTTTCACCAATCGCATCGACGCCGTGCCGAGCGGCGAAGTCGACATTCACTTCAGCAATGCGGTGTTCGAGCACATTCCCGACATGGGCGAGGTGTCGCGCAATCTGCGCCGGATCACGTCGCCTGGCGGCGTTGGGTATCACATTGTCGATTTCGTCGATCACCGCTATTACGACGACTCGACGCTCTCTCCCTTCGAAAAATACTACGACGGCGTGCTGCACGAGATTAACGGCCTGCTGCCGTCCGAGCTGGAAGCGGCGTTCATTCACGACGGCTGGAGGCTGAAGAAGAGCCGGCTGCAACTCGTGCCCGACCACTTCTTCGCGAACGAAACGCGCAGCAAGGTCGCGCGCTACGAGAACGCGCCGGTGGCCGAACTCAATCAGCACATCAACGGTTACGAGTTCAGGCTAGCGGCGGCTTGA
- a CDS encoding c-type cytochrome, which yields MSEAPHGAPIKTPGQLIAAIIAGFAVPIVIIILLAYYVDNTTRTGAGTDELSVQQVVSRIAPIAQVNVRDANAPRVYKTGEQVYQAVCSACHAAGAAGAPKFGNAGDWAPRIAQGYDTLWKTALAGKGAMPPRGGTSPDDYSDYEIGLAVAYMANHGGANFQDPPKPAPGSAAPGAANAASGAAAAAPASGASGADANAAQAQAAAAAIAAIPQASSAAPAAGGSADASQAGKALYTQVCQACHAAGVLGAPKFGDKAAWAPRLKDPMDTIYNYALHGKGQMPPKGGSNASDADVKAAVDYMVSAAK from the coding sequence ATGAGCGAAGCACCCCACGGAGCCCCGATCAAAACGCCCGGCCAGCTGATCGCCGCTATCATCGCCGGGTTTGCCGTCCCCATCGTCATCATCATTCTGCTCGCCTATTACGTCGACAATACGACGCGCACCGGCGCGGGCACCGACGAACTATCCGTCCAGCAAGTCGTCTCGCGCATCGCGCCCATTGCGCAGGTGAACGTGCGCGACGCCAACGCGCCGCGCGTCTACAAGACCGGCGAGCAGGTCTATCAGGCCGTGTGCTCGGCGTGTCACGCGGCGGGCGCCGCCGGCGCGCCCAAGTTCGGCAACGCGGGCGACTGGGCGCCGCGCATCGCGCAGGGCTACGACACGCTCTGGAAAACGGCGCTCGCGGGCAAGGGCGCCATGCCGCCGCGCGGCGGCACGAGCCCCGACGACTACAGCGACTACGAAATCGGCCTCGCCGTCGCCTATATGGCGAACCACGGCGGCGCGAACTTCCAGGATCCGCCCAAACCGGCGCCCGGCTCAGCGGCGCCCGGCGCAGCCAACGCCGCCTCGGGCGCCGCCGCAGCCGCACCGGCATCGGGAGCCTCGGGCGCCGACGCCAACGCCGCCCAGGCGCAAGCCGCCGCGGCCGCCATCGCGGCGATTCCGCAAGCCTCCTCCGCGGCACCGGCGGCGGGCGGCAGCGCGGATGCCTCGCAGGCCGGCAAGGCGCTCTACACGCAGGTCTGCCAGGCGTGCCACGCCGCGGGCGTGCTGGGCGCGCCCAAGTTCGGCGACAAGGCCGCGTGGGCGCCGCGCCTCAAGGACCCGATGGACACCATCTACAACTACGCGCTGCACGGCAAAGGCCAGATGCCACCGAAGGGCGGCTCCAACGCCTCCGACGCCGACGTCAAAGCCGCCGTCGACTACATGGTCAGCGCCGCGAAGTAG